One stretch of Chryseobacterium indologenes DNA includes these proteins:
- a CDS encoding PIG-L family deacetylase — MFKKVITVCILGLYPVFGSAQQVRPSKSSEIYRELKTLKQLPKVLYLAAHPDDENTGLLSWLINDQNVETGYLSLTRGDGGQNLLGTEQGAALGLIRTHELLEARKLDGAQQFFTRAIDFGFSKNTTDTFKQWNADNITADVVWVIRQFRPDVIICRFPPNAAAGHGQHAASAVVAEKAFKLAGDKSAFPDQLKYVNIWQPKRLLWNTFRFGGVNTTAENQLKVTVGQYDAQLGMGYGELAGLSRSLHKSQGAGTQSVAGIRTEYFAHVAGEPAKTTLFDGVAKTWTSQGKADMDQSLDKIISAFNFNNPELSLPALLALRKKVVTLQDADLKKDKIKSLDHIILSCAGFMGEVVTNQAEAVAGDHYNFRLNLISRAENPIILEDVQWLNQSENFNRKLSKDSLMTIQHDIQIPADAALTEPYWLARPPVNAATFSVPNDTLIGLPEAESPLNVLLGLRIGSEKFQVKLPLSFKKLDPVRGDVVEALRIVPALELKFIQPLYVINENEDLHLSLNVKVNSNKQYGNGNLNLMYNGERLGGTAISSLKGKEATIEYVIPKTKLAAIHSSRLQLDANFIADGVTYNKKQVLIQYPHLPSLQYFSPATTTIMKGDIQAKIKKVGYVEGAGDFIPDFLRIAGIQVDILKDEDFYGNIDEPAANGNQNKLSQYDAIVLGVRANNTEKKLGRWMPFLWSYVKKGGNLVMQYNTNQDTTVDQLGMYNFSIANKRVTEENAAVTFLNPNHKLLNFPNKITVDDFKGWIQERGAYFPAQWDAAYEPLFEMHDTDEEPLKGSTLYAKYGNGNFIF, encoded by the coding sequence AGGGGATGGTGGTCAGAATTTATTAGGAACAGAACAGGGGGCTGCACTGGGTTTAATCAGAACGCATGAGCTTTTAGAGGCAAGAAAATTAGACGGAGCCCAGCAGTTTTTTACCCGTGCGATTGATTTCGGATTCTCTAAAAATACGACTGATACCTTTAAACAATGGAATGCAGATAACATTACAGCGGATGTAGTTTGGGTAATTCGTCAATTCCGCCCGGATGTGATCATTTGTCGTTTTCCTCCTAATGCTGCGGCAGGCCACGGACAGCATGCAGCTTCGGCGGTGGTGGCGGAAAAAGCTTTTAAGCTGGCAGGTGATAAATCCGCTTTCCCGGATCAGTTGAAATATGTTAATATATGGCAGCCAAAACGCTTATTGTGGAATACTTTCCGCTTTGGTGGGGTCAATACGACAGCTGAAAATCAATTGAAAGTTACCGTTGGGCAATATGATGCGCAACTGGGAATGGGCTATGGTGAATTGGCCGGATTAAGCAGAAGTTTACATAAAAGCCAGGGTGCGGGAACACAGTCTGTAGCCGGTATCAGAACTGAATATTTTGCCCATGTTGCTGGTGAACCCGCAAAAACAACACTTTTTGATGGAGTAGCTAAAACCTGGACTTCACAAGGAAAAGCTGATATGGACCAGTCGTTAGATAAAATTATTTCCGCTTTCAATTTCAATAATCCAGAACTTAGCTTACCTGCTTTGCTTGCTTTACGAAAAAAGGTTGTGACGCTACAGGATGCAGACCTGAAAAAGGATAAAATTAAATCTCTTGACCATATTATTTTAAGCTGTGCCGGGTTTATGGGTGAAGTAGTTACCAATCAGGCTGAAGCAGTGGCCGGGGATCATTATAATTTCAGGTTAAATCTAATTTCAAGAGCGGAAAATCCTATCATTTTAGAAGATGTACAATGGTTAAACCAATCAGAAAACTTCAATAGGAAACTGTCAAAAGATTCGTTAATGACCATTCAGCATGACATTCAGATCCCTGCAGACGCAGCACTCACAGAACCCTACTGGTTGGCAAGACCTCCTGTAAATGCAGCAACTTTCTCTGTTCCGAATGATACTTTAATCGGTTTGCCTGAGGCGGAGTCACCCCTGAATGTTTTGCTTGGTTTAAGAATAGGTTCTGAAAAGTTTCAGGTTAAACTTCCTTTATCTTTTAAGAAATTAGACCCTGTACGTGGTGATGTGGTTGAAGCCCTGCGTATTGTTCCTGCATTGGAACTGAAATTTATACAGCCACTTTATGTAATCAATGAAAATGAAGATCTACATTTGAGTTTAAATGTTAAGGTTAATTCTAACAAACAGTATGGTAACGGTAATCTTAATCTGATGTATAACGGAGAACGATTAGGAGGAACTGCTATAAGTTCACTCAAAGGAAAAGAGGCTACCATTGAATACGTTATTCCAAAAACTAAACTTGCCGCAATCCATTCATCCCGTTTGCAATTGGATGCCAATTTTATTGCAGATGGAGTCACTTATAACAAAAAACAGGTATTAATTCAGTATCCGCATTTACCCTCCTTACAATATTTTTCGCCTGCCACTACAACCATAATGAAAGGTGATATTCAGGCGAAGATTAAAAAAGTTGGATATGTAGAAGGTGCTGGTGATTTCATCCCAGATTTCCTGCGCATCGCAGGTATTCAGGTAGATATTTTGAAAGACGAAGATTTTTATGGCAACATAGATGAGCCTGCAGCAAACGGCAATCAAAACAAGTTGTCGCAATATGATGCCATCGTATTGGGCGTTCGTGCCAACAATACAGAGAAAAAGCTGGGCCGCTGGATGCCCTTTTTATGGTCTTATGTAAAAAAAGGAGGTAATCTGGTAATGCAGTATAACACTAATCAGGATACAACCGTTGATCAATTGGGAATGTATAATTTCAGTATTGCCAATAAGAGGGTTACCGAAGAAAATGCTGCGGTTACATTTTTAAATCCCAATCATAAATTACTGAACTTTCCGAACAAAATTACTGTGGATGATTTTAAAGGCTGGATACAGGAACGCGGTGCTTATTTCCCTGCTCAATGGGATGCTGCGTATGAACCGCTTTTTGAAATGCATGATACAGATGAAGAACCGCTGAAAGGATCAACTTTATATGCCAAATACGGAAATGGTAATTTTATTTTCTGA
- the dapB gene encoding 4-hydroxy-tetrahydrodipicolinate reductase, which translates to MKKVFVAGATGWAGSEISRSILNNDEILLTGGLSLSQDGKNLSEILSLKSDNHIPLFKSIEDAIENVEFDILVDFTKPEIAKHNIHTALQKGKKVIIGTSGLTDKDYEEIERIANENDTSVLAAGNFALTVVLLQKFAEMAAKYIPHYEIIDYADAKKIDAPSGTVAELAYRLSKVQKPKLSVAIDDTIGNKETRGATINGIQVHAVRLPGHTLAVETIFGLKGEKLILRHDSGESAEPYVKGVLLAIKNIDTFKGLRRGLDSIMEF; encoded by the coding sequence ATGAAAAAAGTTTTTGTTGCAGGAGCCACCGGATGGGCGGGTTCTGAAATTAGTAGATCAATTTTAAATAATGACGAAATACTATTAACAGGTGGACTTTCTTTATCTCAAGATGGGAAAAACCTGTCCGAGATTCTGTCATTAAAATCAGACAATCATATTCCATTGTTTAAATCTATAGAAGATGCAATAGAAAATGTAGAATTTGATATTCTTGTAGATTTCACCAAACCGGAGATAGCGAAGCATAACATCCACACCGCTTTGCAAAAAGGCAAAAAAGTCATCATTGGAACTTCAGGACTAACTGATAAAGACTATGAAGAAATCGAACGTATTGCCAATGAAAATGACACATCAGTTCTTGCTGCAGGGAACTTTGCACTAACAGTTGTTTTATTGCAAAAGTTTGCTGAAATGGCAGCAAAATATATTCCCCACTATGAGATCATTGACTATGCGGATGCTAAAAAAATTGATGCACCAAGCGGAACAGTGGCAGAATTGGCTTATCGTCTTTCTAAAGTTCAAAAGCCTAAACTATCCGTAGCAATAGATGATACCATAGGAAATAAAGAAACAAGAGGTGCAACAATAAACGGCATACAGGTTCATGCTGTTCGCCTGCCGGGCCACACACTCGCCGTTGAAACCATCTTTGGGCTCAAAGGAGAAAAATTAATACTAAGACATGATTCCGGAGAAAGTGCAGAACCATACGTAAAAGGAGTACTACTTGCCATCAAAAACATTGATACTTTCAAAGGTTTACGAAGAGGATTAGACTCAATAATGGAATTTTAA
- a CDS encoding sodium:solute symporter produces the protein MSTIDWTVLIVTLVAVVVYGVFIGRGQKSNESYLKADNKMPWYIVLIGIMATQASAITFLSAPGQAYTDGMRFVQYYFGLPLAMIVICITFIPIFQRLNVYTAYEYLENRFDKKTRVLTSLLFLFSRGLSTGISIYAPSIILSSVLNWNIYLTNVLTGGILLIYTYVGGAKAIAHTQKLQFLIILGTMAFAGYLLIQNMPNGIGFNDALYLAGKSGKLNVITTEFDWKDKYNIWSGLIGGFFLALSYFGTDQSQVGRYITAKDNTNAKMGLLLNGLVKIPMQFAILLIGALLFAFFSLKPAPIYFNERSYQYLKETKPEQAAAFEKEHQDLQIKFNTESKEILKLKETHSPQLKKTIQNFKNTQAQVKALHGRVEDAINHSNYNAEKTDTNYIFLYFVKNTLPVGMIGLLFAVIFLASWGSISAALNSLAACSLKDVHLIFRKDIPDDTTELKYSRLHTLAWGIFSIGVAMFATQMGSLIEAVNVLGSLFYGPILGIFLVAFYYKKITGSNVFIAAILSEVAVIAVYQFDIVSFLWLNVIGAAAVIIFSAIGLLFYNQKAVNS, from the coding sequence ATGAGTACTATAGATTGGACAGTTCTTATTGTTACACTTGTTGCAGTGGTGGTGTACGGCGTATTCATCGGTCGAGGCCAAAAAAGCAACGAATCCTACCTGAAAGCGGATAATAAAATGCCTTGGTACATTGTGCTTATAGGGATTATGGCTACGCAGGCCAGTGCTATTACATTTCTTTCAGCGCCAGGCCAGGCTTATACAGACGGCATGCGTTTCGTTCAGTATTACTTTGGCTTACCTTTGGCGATGATTGTGATCTGTATCACTTTCATTCCAATTTTTCAGCGTTTAAATGTTTATACGGCTTATGAATATCTGGAAAACCGTTTTGATAAAAAAACAAGGGTACTCACTTCACTACTTTTTCTTTTTTCCAGAGGTTTATCAACAGGAATCAGTATTTATGCTCCCAGTATCATCTTATCAAGTGTTTTAAACTGGAATATTTATTTAACCAATGTTTTGACAGGCGGTATTTTGTTGATTTATACGTATGTTGGCGGTGCAAAAGCAATCGCTCATACCCAAAAATTACAGTTTCTTATTATTCTGGGAACCATGGCTTTTGCAGGGTATCTGCTTATTCAGAATATGCCGAATGGAATTGGCTTTAATGATGCACTGTATCTGGCGGGGAAGTCAGGAAAGCTCAATGTCATCACCACAGAATTCGATTGGAAAGATAAATACAATATTTGGAGTGGCTTAATTGGTGGCTTTTTTCTGGCGCTTTCTTACTTCGGTACAGACCAGAGTCAGGTGGGAAGGTATATTACAGCAAAAGACAATACCAATGCAAAAATGGGTCTGCTGTTGAACGGGTTGGTTAAAATTCCGATGCAATTTGCTATTCTCCTGATCGGTGCCCTGCTTTTTGCATTCTTTTCTTTAAAACCGGCTCCAATTTATTTTAACGAACGTTCTTATCAATATTTAAAGGAAACAAAACCTGAACAGGCTGCGGCTTTTGAAAAAGAACATCAGGATTTACAAATAAAATTTAATACGGAATCAAAAGAAATTTTAAAGCTGAAAGAAACTCATTCTCCTCAACTCAAAAAAACAATTCAGAATTTCAAAAACACACAAGCCCAGGTAAAAGCATTGCATGGCAGGGTAGAAGACGCGATCAATCATTCAAACTATAATGCCGAAAAAACGGATACCAATTATATTTTCCTGTATTTCGTAAAAAATACATTACCAGTAGGAATGATCGGTTTATTGTTTGCTGTAATTTTCCTGGCCAGCTGGGGTTCCATTTCGGCAGCACTGAATTCCCTTGCCGCCTGCTCATTAAAAGATGTTCATTTGATATTTAGAAAAGATATTCCTGATGATACAACCGAACTGAAGTATAGCCGCCTGCATACTTTAGCCTGGGGTATTTTCTCCATTGGTGTAGCCATGTTTGCCACTCAAATGGGCTCTCTTATTGAAGCAGTTAATGTATTAGGATCTCTTTTCTATGGTCCGATATTGGGGATTTTTTTGGTTGCCTTTTACTATAAAAAAATTACTGGTTCCAATGTTTTTATTGCTGCAATTCTATCAGAAGTTGCGGTTATTGCCGTTTATCAGTTCGATATTGTTTCCTTTCTTTGGCTTAACGTAATTGGGGCTGCAGCGGTAATTATATTTTCGGCAATCGGATTGCTGTTTTATAACCAGAAAGCAGTAAATTCGTAA
- a CDS encoding IS1595-like element ISBbi1 family transposase: protein MNIFSFTAHFGSEEDCRLHFKEQRDKEGVVCKRCGGTSHYWLQGKWSYECKGCRFRTSLRSGTIMESSKLPFLVWYKTMFLMSCTKKGFSTNELQKQLGLKRYEPVWAMVHKLRRAMGNRDARYTLEGMIELDEGYFSVASKEIERGKGTRGRGAEGKQNVAVMAESTPLEDIETGKKEKHVRYFKARVLDSHQSEGINGVVRDCMEDDAIVFSDKSTSYVDISDLVELHVTEKSDAKTTKETLKWVHIAISNAKRTLLGNYHKIKRKYLQLYLNEFIYKLNRRYFGDKLFDRLVIANITGA, encoded by the coding sequence ATGAACATATTCAGTTTTACGGCTCATTTCGGTTCGGAGGAAGATTGTCGTTTGCATTTCAAGGAGCAGCGTGATAAGGAAGGGGTTGTCTGCAAGCGATGCGGGGGCACTTCCCATTATTGGTTACAGGGTAAATGGAGTTATGAATGCAAAGGTTGCCGTTTCCGCACCTCGTTGCGCAGCGGTACGATCATGGAGAGCTCCAAGCTGCCGTTTCTGGTGTGGTACAAAACGATGTTCCTGATGAGTTGCACAAAAAAGGGATTCTCCACCAACGAACTCCAGAAGCAATTAGGATTGAAGCGTTACGAACCGGTATGGGCGATGGTACACAAACTCCGCAGGGCGATGGGCAACCGGGATGCAAGGTATACACTGGAAGGGATGATAGAACTGGATGAGGGTTACTTTTCGGTGGCCAGTAAGGAAATCGAGCGAGGCAAGGGTACACGTGGCCGGGGAGCCGAGGGAAAGCAGAACGTTGCGGTGATGGCCGAAAGCACCCCGTTGGAAGATATCGAAACGGGCAAAAAGGAGAAGCATGTGCGTTATTTCAAGGCCAGGGTACTGGATAGCCATCAAAGTGAAGGAATCAACGGCGTGGTCAGGGACTGCATGGAGGATGATGCCATCGTATTTTCGGACAAAAGCACTTCTTACGTTGACATCTCCGATCTGGTGGAATTGCACGTCACCGAGAAATCAGACGCCAAAACCACCAAGGAAACACTCAAATGGGTGCATATCGCAATCAGTAATGCAAAACGGACATTGCTGGGCAACTACCATAAAATCAAAAGGAAATACTTACAGTTGTATCTCAACGAGTTTATTTACAAATTAAACAGACGGTATTTTGGAGACAAACTCTTTGACAGACTAGTAATTGCGAATATAACAGGTGCATAA
- a CDS encoding helix-turn-helix domain-containing protein, whose amino-acid sequence MKCGLVEKRRGEFDDEIGIAAYVWYEKDWTHDDYDHIHQRYQLTYVEEGYQYFHIENKIYLVPQNHLIWIPSGKRHLTQSEASTVNLMVILFKEVFDNDFYNEVHVFSAPPVLKEMLQYASKWNKLLDENEEQGYFLTALLSSLPHFCTEKEGLQIPIPVDSRLLPVCNYINKNYMEQLSIDALADISLMSIRSLQRIFKRETGITVQKYMQLIRILKSIELINTGQYTLSQIALMIGYKSLSAFTTSYYGIMKEKAKMIGKS is encoded by the coding sequence ATGAAATGTGGATTAGTAGAAAAAAGACGAGGGGAATTTGATGATGAAATTGGAATTGCTGCTTATGTCTGGTATGAGAAAGATTGGACACATGATGACTATGATCATATTCATCAAAGGTATCAGCTTACTTATGTGGAAGAGGGCTATCAGTATTTTCACATTGAGAATAAAATTTATCTTGTTCCGCAAAATCATCTGATTTGGATTCCTTCGGGCAAAAGGCATCTTACTCAGTCTGAAGCTAGCACAGTTAACCTTATGGTCATCTTATTCAAAGAGGTTTTTGACAACGACTTTTATAATGAAGTACATGTTTTTTCTGCGCCGCCTGTCTTGAAAGAAATGCTTCAATATGCTTCAAAGTGGAATAAACTATTGGATGAAAATGAGGAACAGGGATATTTTTTGACAGCTTTATTGAGTAGCCTTCCTCATTTCTGTACAGAGAAAGAAGGTTTACAAATCCCGATTCCAGTTGATTCAAGACTGCTTCCTGTATGTAATTATATAAATAAGAATTACATGGAACAATTAAGTATAGATGCCTTAGCTGATATATCCTTAATGTCTATAAGAAGCCTTCAGCGTATATTCAAGCGGGAAACCGGCATTACTGTTCAAAAATATATGCAGCTGATTCGTATTTTAAAAAGTATTGAGCTAATCAATACAGGACAATATACTTTAAGTCAGATCGCTTTAATGATTGGTTATAAAAGTCTATCGGCATTTACCACTTCCTACTATGGAATTATGAAAGAAAAAGCGAAAATGATTGGTAAATCTTAA
- a CDS encoding DUF2911 domain-containing protein, which yields MKTMIKSATVLFAAMTISVNAFAQETKKPASPPATATGKIKDATITIAYSSPSVKGRTIWGGLEAYNKVWRAGANEATTFETDKDITVQGKKLPAGKYSFFLIPKESGTWTAIFNKEPKQWGAYKYEEAKDALRVDVKTKALPATQETLVYKINNNGFTMDWDKISVPVEIK from the coding sequence ATGAAAACAATGATTAAATCTGCTACTGTACTTTTTGCTGCAATGACGATTTCAGTGAATGCCTTTGCACAGGAGACTAAAAAACCAGCCAGCCCTCCAGCTACAGCAACAGGAAAAATTAAAGATGCAACCATCACAATTGCCTATAGTAGTCCTTCAGTTAAAGGACGTACCATCTGGGGTGGTTTAGAAGCGTATAACAAAGTTTGGCGTGCAGGTGCTAATGAAGCGACTACTTTCGAAACTGATAAAGATATTACCGTTCAGGGTAAAAAACTGCCTGCCGGGAAATACAGTTTTTTCTTAATCCCTAAAGAAAGCGGAACCTGGACTGCAATTTTTAACAAAGAACCAAAACAATGGGGGGCTTACAAATATGAAGAAGCAAAAGATGCTTTACGTGTTGATGTAAAAACAAAAGCTTTACCAGCAACACAGGAAACTTTAGTTTATAAAATAAATAATAATGGGTTCACGATGGATTGGGATAAAATCTCAGTTCCTGTAGAAATCAAATAA
- a CDS encoding Atu1372/SO_1960 family protein, giving the protein MKTINIITTFLLVLLFNNFAMAQQRQANILILIHSDEGGTYEMAKEIAQGIESEGIAKATIKKVKTTDNPKLKNIPVASVEELSSYDGIAFGSPVYFGNISTAMNEFIAKTTTIWSQHGLEGMPATVFMSSGSGAGRELALQSFWNILAVHGMILVSNGIRGYENIDKTIPQGNTVLGTTSLTSLKNVERPTKGERYLAGLQGKNFAKIAHALQDTFPKNKIPQTAITKKEIDVNLLLKEKNITLPQVPQPAGNYKPFVRSGNLVFINQYALKDGKILNPGKVGKDITEEQIKEATRTTMLNVISVLNQAVGGDLNKVKQCVQLTGIFNTVENYSKHAELMNAASDLTGEIFGEKGKHARATLGAYSVPGNSSVEIQAIFEIE; this is encoded by the coding sequence ATGAAGACTATCAATATTATTACGACATTTTTATTAGTGTTACTATTTAATAATTTTGCTATGGCACAGCAAAGACAGGCCAATATTTTAATTCTTATTCATTCTGACGAAGGAGGAACCTACGAAATGGCTAAAGAAATAGCCCAAGGAATTGAAAGTGAAGGTATTGCAAAAGCCACTATCAAAAAAGTCAAGACAACTGACAACCCGAAATTAAAAAATATTCCTGTCGCTTCTGTAGAGGAACTTTCTTCTTATGACGGTATTGCATTTGGCTCTCCGGTGTATTTTGGAAATATCAGTACAGCAATGAATGAGTTTATTGCTAAAACTACCACTATATGGTCACAACATGGCCTTGAAGGAATGCCGGCAACAGTATTTATGTCATCTGGCAGCGGTGCCGGAAGAGAATTAGCTCTCCAGTCATTCTGGAATATCCTGGCCGTTCATGGGATGATTTTGGTTTCCAATGGAATAAGGGGATATGAAAACATCGATAAAACAATTCCCCAGGGAAATACAGTTTTGGGAACCACAAGTCTTACCTCACTAAAAAATGTTGAAAGACCAACTAAAGGCGAAAGATACTTAGCAGGGTTACAAGGTAAAAACTTTGCAAAAATAGCACATGCACTTCAGGATACTTTTCCCAAAAATAAAATACCGCAAACAGCAATTACGAAAAAAGAAATTGATGTTAATCTACTCCTTAAAGAGAAAAATATAACATTACCCCAAGTTCCCCAACCGGCAGGAAACTATAAGCCGTTTGTACGTTCAGGAAACTTAGTATTCATCAATCAGTATGCACTTAAAGATGGTAAGATTCTTAATCCCGGCAAAGTAGGAAAAGATATTACCGAAGAGCAGATAAAAGAGGCAACCCGAACTACGATGTTGAACGTCATTTCCGTACTTAATCAGGCAGTTGGAGGGGATTTGAACAAAGTAAAACAATGTGTGCAATTAACTGGTATATTTAATACCGTAGAAAATTATTCAAAACACGCAGAATTAATGAATGCCGCTTCCGATCTTACTGGGGAAATCTTCGGTGAAAAAGGAAAACATGCCAGAGCCACCTTGGGCGCATATTCAGTACCAGGAAACTCATCTGTTGAAATTCAAGCGATCTTCGAAATAGAATAA